A region from the Drosophila takahashii strain IR98-3 E-12201 chromosome 2L, DtakHiC1v2, whole genome shotgun sequence genome encodes:
- the Sirup gene encoding succinate dehydrogenase assembly factor 4, mitochondrial — protein sequence MQSMARQTARALPQVGKQVSYLSTSGAWRAAAGGGDMVVEIKEPKTRTEKLMAFQKKLRAKTPLGKLDEFSRHPYQEKEPLKPWPNQTNPYTGEIGGPAGPEPTRYGDWERKGRVSDF from the exons ATGCAATCCATGGCCAGACAAACGGCGCGAGCCCTTCCCCAAGTGGGCAAGcaag TGAGCTATCTCTCGACGAGCGGCGCCTGGAGGGCAGCAGCCGGAGGTGGCGACATGGTGGTGGAGATCAAGGAGCCAAAGACCCGAACCGAGAAGCTGATGGCCTTCCAGAAGAAGCTGCGCGCCAAGACGCCGCTGGGCAAACTGGATGAATTCTCGCGCCATCCCTACCAGGAGAAGGAGCCCCTCAAGCCGTGGCCGAACCAGACCAATCCCTACACGGGCGAGATCGGCGGACCCGCTGGTCCGGAGCCCACGCGGTACGGCGACTGGGAGCGCAAAGGACGCGTCTCCGATTTCTAG